One window from the genome of Salvia hispanica cultivar TCC Black 2014 unplaced genomic scaffold, UniMelb_Shisp_WGS_1.0 HiC_scaffold_145, whole genome shotgun sequence encodes:
- the LOC125198421 gene encoding cytochrome b-c1 complex subunit 8-like: MGKIPVKMKSVTYALSPFQQKVMPGLWKDLSGKISHKISENWISTTLLLGPLVGTYSYVQWYLEKEKMEHRY; this comes from the exons atGGGGAAAATACCGGTGAAGATGAAGTCGGTGACATACGCCCTGTCGCCATTTCAGCAGAAGGTGATGCCCGGGCTCTGGAAGGATTTGTCCGGTAAGATCTCCCACAAGATCTCCGAGAATTGGATCAGCACCACGCTCCTGCTCGGCCCGCTCGTCGGCACCTATTC GTATGTGCAGTGGTACCTGGAAAAGGAGAAGATGGAGCACAGATACTGA